One Synechocystis sp. LKSZ1 genomic window, TTTCAAAGAGGCCAAACCATTGCTTGGCATTGACTGCCGCCAGGATGGTGCCTAAATTGGCAGTAATTTCTGTCTGGGAGGCAAGGGGAGGCATCCCCAGCACAATTGCGCTGGCCCGGTGGACGAGTTCTTGTACCTCTTGGGCATCAGCAGAATTCAAATCCAGCATATCGACCCCGACGCCCGTTTTAGTAATGCCTTTGGCGAGGCTTTGGGCCAGACGATCACTGTAACCGTAATCAGCAACGTAGAACAGGGCCACAAATTTATCGGCTTTGGCCTGAGCTTGGCTCCAGGTACGATAGCGACTCAACAGTTCCGTGACGTTATAGCGCAACAGCGGGCCATGGCCGTTGGCCACCAGTTGGATGTCTCCGAGGTCGTCCATGCGTTTCATGGCCCCTAACACCGAGCGAGCATTGGGCCCCATCAGGCAATCATAATAAAACCGGTAATCGGCTTCGATTTTGCCCAATTCTTCATCAAATAAGGCCTCGGAGCAATAATGCAGGCCAAAGACATCGCAAGTGTAGAGAATTTGAGTGCCGTGGTCGTAGGTGAGCATGGTATCAGGCCAGTGGAGATTGGGCGCACTGACAAACTCCAGGGTATGGCCCTGGCCCAATTCGAGGCGGTCACCACTCTTCACCTGAAGACGTTGGAAGGGTTGATGGACAAAGTTATCGAGGAATTGCAGGGCCACTTTGCTGGCCACGACCGTAATATGTGGCGCTAACTGTAGTAGGTCTTTCACCAAACCGCTGTGGTCGGGTTCCGTATGACTAACAATTAAATAGTCAATGGTCGCGGGATCGATCAGGCCCTGGAGCGTGTCGAGGTAAAGTTGGCGAAATTTTTCGTGGGAACTATCCACCAGGGCCGTCTTGTCGGCCTGGATCAGGTAGGAATTATAGGTAGTCCCGTTTTGCAAGCCAAATTCGATATCAAACCGATCCCGATCCCAATCTAAAGAGCGCAGGGCCATGGTTTCGGCGGCAATGGCCTGGGTTTGCATCGAAAGCCGTTTAACCGTCTGAATCGGGGTAGCAACCATGGCGCTTTCTCCTGAAGACTAATGATGTCGAAATGTTAAGTATTTATTCTTATTCCCCTAGTGTAATCGGTGCTATGACTTCTGGGTAGGCGGAGTACCATGAGATCTAGCTATGATCAACGCAAGTTAGGCCAATCGATCCTTGATCCACTGGAGCGGTGATTACGGTTGATACAGAAGGGAGAAGGTAAACACATGGAACCAGGGCCTTGGTTAGGTTTAATCATCGGGAACTCCCGGCTCCATTGGGCCGCGTTTAACCAGGCTGAGCTTCTCCACAGTTGGCACAGTGATCATGTCAGTAGTGAGGCAATGGCCCAGCAATATCTGGCATCCTTAGAGTTCGATGGCCCCTTATACCGCGCGTCTGTTGTACTGTCCCAAAGTCAATTTTGGCAGGCCTGTACCCCTTTTCCGGCGATGACGCTAGGACAAATTCCCTTGGCTAACCTCTACAAAACCCTGGGGATCGACCGAGCCTTGGCGGCCCTCGGAGCGGGTCTAACCTATAGTTTTCCCTGTCTGGTAATTGATAGTGGCACGGCTTTAACCCTCACGGCTCTGGACGCTCAACAACGCTTTTGGGGCGGGGCCATTCTCCCCGGCTTAGGCCTCCAATTCCAATGTCTGGCCCAGAAGACCGCCGCTTTACCGGCCTTAGCGCTGCCCTCTGAATTACCTCCCCGCTGGGCCCAAGATACAGAAACAGCGATCACCAGTGGCATTCTCTACACTCTTCTGGCCGGCCTGGGCGATTTTATCCGGGATTGGCAGGCCAGCTTTCCCCAAGGGCCAATTCTTCTA contains:
- a CDS encoding pantothenate kinase translates to MEPGPWLGLIIGNSRLHWAAFNQAELLHSWHSDHVSSEAMAQQYLASLEFDGPLYRASVVLSQSQFWQACTPFPAMTLGQIPLANLYKTLGIDRALAALGAGLTYSFPCLVIDSGTALTLTALDAQQRFWGGAILPGLGLQFQCLAQKTAALPALALPSELPPRWAQDTETAITSGILYTLLAGLGDFIRDWQASFPQGPILLTGGDAPMLQRYGRQQNPAEWAQVFIDPHLAFWGLRHLVLSM
- a CDS encoding diflavin flavoprotein; protein product: MVATPIQTVKRLSMQTQAIAAETMALRSLDWDRDRFDIEFGLQNGTTYNSYLIQADKTALVDSSHEKFRQLYLDTLQGLIDPATIDYLIVSHTEPDHSGLVKDLLQLAPHITVVASKVALQFLDNFVHQPFQRLQVKSGDRLELGQGHTLEFVSAPNLHWPDTMLTYDHGTQILYTCDVFGLHYCSEALFDEELGKIEADYRFYYDCLMGPNARSVLGAMKRMDDLGDIQLVANGHGPLLRYNVTELLSRYRTWSQAQAKADKFVALFYVADYGYSDRLAQSLAKGITKTGVGVDMLDLNSADAQEVQELVHRASAIVLGMPPLASQTEITANLGTILAAVNAKQWFGLFESYGGNDEPIDPLATQLLDLGLRRAFKAIKVKETPSETLYQLCEEAGTDLGQTLSQSEKIKQLKSLDNELEKAIGRISGGLYIITAQKQEVKSAMLASWVSQASFDPPGFTIAVAKDRAIESLLQVGDQFVLNVLEEGNYQALMKHFLKRFAPGADRFAGIKTQTASNGSPILTEALAYLEAEVVSRMDCSDHWIVYSKVTNGRVAKAEGLTAVHHRKVGNYY